In Methanonatronarchaeum sp. AMET-Sl, one genomic interval encodes:
- a CDS encoding serine hydrolase domain-containing protein — translation MDLDEFDEVSRRRFLRLSGFGVGGFYGGFGGSGSSFRSFVDNRVPGLLDRYGIPGAGVAVVSDGEVVWSSYFGVQERDGRSVDSDTLFRVQSISKSLTAWGVLSLVEQGLVDLDSSIERYITSLELSESEWGWSQVTVRRLLSHSAGLPTVVYDNYGLDEEVPSLREVVLGVGDMPSVSPVEEVGGFKYSNPGFLLLEVLIEDVTGRDFKEFMKTEILVPLGMYDSCFGLDDVDLEKVAREHRVDGSKTQFYREPGNAHSMLLSTLDDVARFVAAGSTGGGVLTNESISLMYSGEVETKGFYNVVFDKAGLGHFIDISGNSKSIGHGGQGTGSWSWYQLVPNSGDGVVILTNSERSLEFIGKVIDEWAVYNDFDIALSSVLKLLKIPIWFFGILSGILVFLLSYDGFKGKRSFDPEYKVNSKKRISVTASVATILLIWWIWIRSSIGDFLPISSELMSLTLTLFCILVLVWMLFPKK, via the coding sequence TTGGATTTGGATGAGTTTGATGAGGTGTCTAGGCGTAGGTTTTTGAGGTTGTCTGGGTTTGGTGTTGGTGGTTTTTATGGTGGGTTTGGTGGTAGTGGTTCTTCTTTTAGGTCTTTTGTTGATAATAGGGTTCCGGGTTTGTTGGATCGTTATGGTATTCCGGGGGCTGGGGTTGCAGTTGTTAGTGATGGAGAGGTTGTTTGGTCTAGTTATTTTGGTGTCCAGGAGCGTGATGGCCGTTCTGTTGATAGTGATACTTTGTTTCGGGTTCAATCTATCAGTAAGTCTTTAACCGCTTGGGGAGTTTTGTCTTTGGTTGAACAGGGTTTGGTTGATTTAGATAGTTCTATAGAGAGGTATATCACTAGTTTGGAGTTATCGGAATCTGAATGGGGTTGGAGTCAGGTTACTGTTAGGCGGTTGTTGAGCCATAGTGCTGGACTTCCAACTGTTGTTTATGATAACTATGGGTTGGATGAGGAGGTGCCTTCTCTTAGGGAGGTGGTTCTGGGTGTTGGAGATATGCCGTCTGTATCTCCTGTTGAAGAGGTTGGTGGGTTTAAGTATTCTAATCCCGGTTTTTTGTTGCTAGAGGTTTTGATTGAGGATGTTACAGGCCGTGATTTCAAGGAGTTTATGAAGACGGAGATATTGGTTCCTTTAGGTATGTATGATTCGTGTTTTGGTTTAGATGATGTTGATTTGGAGAAAGTTGCTAGGGAACATAGAGTTGATGGCTCTAAAACCCAGTTTTATCGGGAGCCTGGTAATGCTCATTCCATGCTTCTATCAACTCTGGATGATGTTGCGAGGTTTGTTGCAGCTGGAAGTACTGGAGGTGGTGTTCTTACCAATGAATCTATTTCCCTGATGTATAGTGGTGAAGTTGAAACTAAGGGTTTTTATAACGTTGTTTTTGATAAAGCTGGTTTAGGCCATTTTATCGATATATCCGGTAACTCCAAATCTATCGGCCATGGGGGTCAGGGAACCGGTTCTTGGAGTTGGTATCAATTGGTACCAAACTCTGGAGACGGCGTTGTCATTTTAACTAACAGTGAACGCAGTCTAGAGTTTATAGGAAAGGTAATTGATGAATGGGCTGTTTATAACGATTTTGATATTGCTTTATCTAGTGTTTTAAAGTTATTGAAAATACCAATATGGTTTTTTGGGATTTTAAGCGGTATATTAGTGTTTTTATTGAGTTATGATGGCTTTAAAGGTAAACGTAGTTTTGACCCTGAATATAAAGTTAATTCTAAAAAAAGAATCTCTGTAACTGCCTCTGTAGCGACAATTCTGTTGATTTGGTGGATATGGATACGTAGTTCCATAGGAGATTTTCTACCTATATCCAGTGAACTAATGAGTTTAACTCTAACATTGTTCTGTATTTTAGTTCTAGTATGGATGTTATTCCCTAAAAAATAA
- a CDS encoding PAS domain S-box protein, translated as MVDDEPGFLDLAEIYLEREDEGLEVETTSSIEEALELIKKDCFDCVVSDYQMPSMDGIEFLDTLRNEFGMGIPFILFTGKGREEVAMEALNLGADRYLQKGGGPESQFKVLAQAIKQEIGNYRKSKELLKSEERYRRLFETAKDGMIILDAETGEIKDVNPYLLNLLGYEIEELVNKKLWEINPFKDIAENKRKFLKLKKEGHVRYEDLPLQTKDGREISVEFDSTTYLAGNEEVVQCNIRDISNRKEKEKELRIERKRFKEIFNKANDAIYLHELTEDNMPGRFLEVNEVASQMLGYSKEEFLEMSPNKIDAEEEKNKIPKIMKTLAEEENVRFEMKHQAKDGTKIPVEIHSHLFELEGEKKVLSIARDITERKEFEKKLKEYKLAIDGSDDLIAAVDIDYRYLFANQAYREFLAEGRDIAGKHLSDVVSTEIYKKIKPNVDKCLSGETVRYDMKRQKTNESIIKYLNIYYYPLKNEENKVIGVVGILRDITERKRLEDKFKELFINNPEALVYIDTKNNIKDVNKRFMELFGYKKDEIVGKDLDDLIVPSEKKDEGKKLQRKVKSGYFNYETTRKTKEGESIPVSISGFPMKTEIEKGYLGLYKDISNRKQAEEREKFLHSLLRHDVLNKHQIIDGYLDLLENDLDGSSEYLSKAKEASQKSQDIIEKVRTLREVEEEETKQVDLNPLIKEILEEKKSVLKQNSFQVITKYPKDSCKVKAGSLLKELLNNLIENTIKHSKGDKIRINREEKEKEVIFSIEDNGKGINDKEKEKIFEKGYKNQETGGTGLGLYLAKEIIQKYDGRLEVEDSELGGARFNVILEKKM; from the coding sequence TTGGTTGATGATGAGCCTGGTTTTTTAGATTTGGCTGAAATCTATTTGGAGAGGGAGGATGAAGGCTTGGAGGTGGAGACAACTAGTTCTATAGAAGAAGCGTTAGAGTTAATTAAGAAGGATTGTTTTGATTGTGTTGTTTCCGATTACCAGATGCCTTCTATGGATGGTATTGAGTTTTTGGATACTTTAAGAAATGAATTTGGCATGGGTATTCCTTTTATATTGTTTACTGGTAAGGGTCGGGAAGAAGTTGCTATGGAAGCTTTAAACCTAGGAGCAGATAGATATCTCCAGAAAGGAGGTGGTCCAGAAAGTCAGTTCAAAGTCCTGGCACAGGCTATAAAGCAGGAGATAGGGAATTATAGGAAGAGTAAAGAATTATTGAAAAGCGAGGAACGATATAGACGGTTATTTGAGACAGCTAAAGATGGAATGATTATTTTAGATGCGGAAACTGGTGAGATAAAAGACGTTAATCCATATTTATTGAATCTCTTGGGGTATGAAATAGAGGAATTAGTAAATAAGAAGCTATGGGAAATAAATCCCTTTAAAGATATTGCTGAAAATAAACGGAAATTTTTGAAGCTAAAAAAAGAAGGGCATGTTCGGTATGAGGATTTACCATTACAGACCAAGGATGGAAGAGAAATTTCTGTTGAATTTGATAGTACAACATATCTAGCTGGAAATGAAGAAGTTGTTCAATGCAACATAAGGGATATCTCGAATAGAAAGGAAAAAGAAAAAGAGCTTCGTATAGAGAGAAAGAGATTTAAGGAAATTTTCAATAAAGCTAATGACGCAATTTACTTACATGAATTAACAGAAGACAACATGCCTGGGAGATTCCTTGAAGTGAATGAAGTAGCTAGTCAGATGCTTGGATACTCTAAAGAAGAATTTTTAGAGATGTCACCAAACAAGATTGATGCTGAAGAAGAAAAAAACAAAATTCCAAAGATTATGAAAACATTAGCTGAAGAAGAAAACGTTCGTTTTGAAATGAAACATCAAGCAAAAGATGGAACAAAAATACCAGTCGAAATACATAGCCACCTATTCGAGTTAGAAGGTGAAAAAAAGGTATTATCAATAGCAAGAGACATAACAGAGAGAAAAGAATTTGAAAAAAAATTAAAGGAATATAAATTAGCTATTGATGGATCAGATGACTTAATTGCAGCTGTTGATATTGACTATCGTTATTTATTTGCAAACCAAGCCTATAGGGAGTTTTTAGCAGAAGGTAGAGATATCGCTGGAAAACATCTTAGCGATGTAGTATCTACTGAAATATATAAGAAAATTAAGCCCAATGTCGATAAATGCCTATCTGGAGAAACCGTTAGATATGATATGAAGAGACAGAAAACTAACGAATCCATTATAAAATATCTAAATATATACTATTATCCACTAAAAAATGAAGAAAATAAAGTTATTGGTGTTGTAGGAATTTTAAGAGATATCACTGAAAGAAAAAGACTGGAAGACAAATTTAAGGAATTATTTATCAACAATCCTGAAGCACTGGTTTATATTGACACAAAAAACAACATAAAGGACGTAAATAAAAGGTTTATGGAATTATTTGGTTACAAAAAAGATGAAATCGTTGGAAAAGACCTAGACGACCTAATTGTACCCTCAGAAAAGAAGGATGAAGGAAAAAAACTACAAAGAAAGGTTAAATCAGGTTATTTTAACTATGAAACAACAAGAAAAACTAAAGAAGGTGAATCAATACCAGTCTCTATTTCAGGGTTCCCTATGAAAACAGAAATTGAGAAAGGATATCTTGGCCTCTACAAAGATATATCTAATAGGAAACAGGCCGAGGAAAGAGAAAAATTCCTTCACAGCTTACTGAGACATGATGTACTGAATAAACATCAGATTATAGATGGTTATCTGGATTTATTGGAAAACGACTTAGATGGGTCTAGTGAGTATCTATCGAAGGCGAAAGAAGCATCTCAAAAGAGCCAAGACATAATTGAGAAAGTCAGAACGTTGAGAGAGGTTGAGGAAGAAGAAACTAAACAAGTTGACTTAAACCCACTTATAAAAGAAATATTAGAAGAAAAAAAGTCTGTTTTAAAACAAAATAGCTTTCAAGTAATAACAAAATACCCTAAAGATAGCTGTAAAGTAAAAGCTGGATCATTGCTAAAAGAATTATTAAATAATTTAATAGAAAATACAATAAAACACTCAAAAGGAGACAAAATAAGGATAAATAGAGAAGAAAAAGAAAAAGAAGTAATCTTCTCAATAGAAGACAATGGAAAAGGAATAAACGACAAGGAAAAAGAAAAAATCTTCGAAAAAGGATACAAAAACCAAGAAACAGGCGGAACCGGCCTAGGACTATACCTAGCAAAAGAAATAATCCAAAAATATGATGGAAGATTAGAAGTCGAAGATTCAGAGTTAGGTGGCGCTAGATTCAATGTAATTTTAGAAAAGAAAATGTAG
- a CDS encoding CARDB domain-containing protein — protein MTYRKYIYLFLIVCILILVLLQPVSAEPLSLEEEAYFEVDIVETNSPILEGENFTATIEIKNTGNIDGNQTIELYIGDPVGETVDTAQIQLEPNETKQINLTWETKVNDSGEYDFKVETDNEIEDGGLTVEENDWETYIPDEDEVEIEIIKHNNTDKEEIYVESEVTITFSDLGYRVVDWDEPTKENNTFTVNTEIEKDTGLSSPAVKTVNNTYSLGELEEGEYQFKFMSSNEEVETKEFTIPIDEEIPGFKALVALISLITAVSIIALQNRKNRG, from the coding sequence TTGACATATAGAAAATATATTTATTTATTTTTGATAGTCTGTATACTCATATTAGTCTTATTGCAACCTGTTTCTGCAGAACCTCTATCTCTTGAAGAAGAAGCTTATTTTGAAGTCGATATAGTTGAGACAAACTCACCTATTTTAGAAGGTGAAAACTTCACTGCCACCATAGAAATTAAAAATACAGGTAATATTGATGGCAACCAAACCATTGAACTATATATTGGAGATCCAGTTGGCGAAACTGTAGATACGGCTCAAATCCAACTAGAGCCAAATGAAACGAAACAGATAAATCTAACTTGGGAAACAAAAGTAAATGACAGCGGAGAATACGACTTCAAAGTAGAAACTGATAACGAAATAGAAGACGGTGGATTAACGGTTGAGGAGAATGATTGGGAGACTTATATCCCAGATGAAGATGAAGTAGAGATAGAAATCATCAAACATAACAATACAGATAAAGAAGAGATATATGTCGAATCCGAAGTAACAATAACATTCTCAGATCTAGGATACCGCGTAGTAGACTGGGATGAACCAACCAAAGAAAACAATACATTTACTGTAAACACAGAAATAGAAAAAGACACAGGCCTATCCTCTCCAGCAGTAAAAACAGTAAACAACACCTACAGCCTAGGTGAACTAGAAGAAGGCGAATACCAATTCAAATTCATGAGTTCAAACGAAGAAGTTGAAACCAAAGAATTCACAATACCCATCGATGAAGAGATACCCGGATTTAAAGCCCTAGTTGCGCTAATCAGCTTAATAACCGCTGTCTCAATAATAGCATTACAAAACAGAAAAAACAGAGGTTAA